Within Microbacterium proteolyticum, the genomic segment CGCCTGAGCGCCGCCGTGATCGGTCTCGGCGTCGGCGAGGTACTGGCCCGAGGCCGCGAGCGCCGCGCCTGGCATCGCAGCTCCACGCGCGAGACGCGGACCCTGCTCGCGCTGGTCGTCGCCGTCGTCGGCAGCGGGCCGCTCGTCGCGCTCATCAGCGGCGGGGGACGCGGTCCTCTGTCGCTCGTCGTCGACGCGTACACGCAGTACGACGACGAACTGCTGGCGCGATGCGCCCGGGTGTCGTCGTCCGTGTGCGACGAGCAGCTGGCCCTCCTGATGACCCGCGGGCTCGGTCCGGCCCTCCTGGCCGTGACCCCCCTCGTGCTCATGCTCGTGGCCGCGTGGGGACTGCGGCTCGGGCGTCGTTCCGCCCTCTTCCTCGCGGTGTTCACCCTCGTGGCCTCCGCCGTCATCCCGGTGATCTCGTTGCTCGACGGTCGCCTGCTCATCGACCCCTGGGTCGACGGCAGCGGCGCCGAGTACGTGCTGTGGGCGGTGGCGACGGTGGTCATCCCGCTCGTGCTCGCCGCGGTCCTCGTGGCCGCACGGGGCCGTTTCCCGGTACGGGCGACGCGACGCGCGGCCCGCACCGTGGCCGTCGTCATCGGTGTGGCCTTCGTCGCGTGCGCGACGACGTTCTTCGCCGTCGAGGCGTTGGGCCGCCGATCCTTCGAACGCGACCCCTCGGTGGGCGATCTCGTGGTCCTCACCCTCCGGCGGTTCCTGCCACCGGCCTACACCAACCCCGCGGGGGCGGCGAACTTCCCGCACCACGGGCCGGCGCTCTTCGCCTACCAATGGGTGGGCGTGCTCTTCTGGGCCGTCGTGATCGCCGCGATCCTCTGGCTGTTCCGCCGCGTGCAGCGCCCCGACGCCGGTGACGCGCGCGTCTACCGCGAGCTTCTGCGGCGGGGGAGCGACACCCTCGGATTCCTCGGCACCTGGGCCGGCAACCGGCACTGGTACTCAGACGACCGGGACTGCGCGGTGGCGTACCGGCTGGTGGGCGACGTGGCGCTGGCGGTGGCGGACCCGCTCGCGCCCGAGGGCCGACGACCGGAGGCGCTGCGGGCGTTCTCCGACTTCTGCGTCGAACACGGCTGGATACCGGCGTTCTACAGCGTGCACGAGGACACCGCCGCCGACCTCGAGGCCCTCGGGTGGCGTCATGTGCCCGTCGGTGTGGAGACCGTGATGGATCTGGCCGACCTCTCGTTCGCCGGCAAAGCCTGGCAGAAGGTCCGGCAGCCGCTCACGCGGGCGGAGCGCGAGGGCTACACCGCGGTGTGGACCCGATGGCGCGAGCTCACCGTCCTGCAGGCCTCGCAGGTCGTCGCGATCGACGAGGAGTGGGTCGCCGACCGCGCCCTCCCCGAGATGGGTTTCACCCTGGGGTCGCTCGACGAGCTGCGCGACCGGGATGTCCGTCTGCTGCTCGCGGTCGGCCCGGACGGTCGCATCGAGGCCGTCACGAGCTGGATGCCGAGCTGGACCGACGGCGCGGTCACCGGCTGGACGCTCGACTTCATGCGGCGGCGGACGGACGGCCCGAACGGGATGATGGAGTTCCTCATCGCCAAAGCAGCGCTGCAGCTGCAGGAGGAGGGCGCGTCCGTTCTCAGCCTGTCCGGCGCACCGCTCGCCGAGGCTCCGGACGCGGCCGCGGACGGTGACCCGTCGGCGCTGCGCGCGTTGCTGCGCTGGCTCGCGGAGGTGCTGGAACCCGCCTACGGCTTCGCCTCGCTCTTCCGGTTCAAGGGCAAGTTCCGTCCCCGGTACCGGGAGCTGACGCTCGCGTACCGCGATCCGCTGCATCTCCCGGCGATCGGGGCGGCGGTCGGACGGGCCTACCTGCCCGATGCGTCACGTCGGGAGATCGTGGCCCTCGCCCGCTCGGCCTGGGGAGGTCGCCGATGAACCGTTTCTTCCTGTCGTTCGAGCTCATCGACTCGCCGCTGCTCGTCATCTGCGTCGTCGTGGCCGCGCTCGGCGTCCTCGTCGTCGTCCTGTGGCCGCCCCGACGGATCCTCCGGACGATCCTCGTCGGTCTGGGCGCCGGGGTCGTGATGTACGTCGTGGCCCGCGTGCTGGAGCACTTCGACGTCTTCCAGGGGCCCTTGCCCGCCGGTGCCGACTTCTGGGCCGCCGGCGGTGTCGCCGCGGCTGCGGTAGGCGTCGTTGGGATCTGCCGCCGGCCGTGGGTGCGCCGGATCGGCGGTGTCGTCACCGTCCTCGCGGCCCTGCTGGCCGCGGCGCTGGGCGTGAATGCGTCCTACGGGGTGACGCACAACCTCGCCGCCATCCTCGGCGTGCAGGCTCTCGACCCGGCATCCCTCCCGCAACAGGAAGCCGCGGCGGGGGACCCCGCGACCCTCTACCAGACCTGGGAACCGCCCGCCGACATGCCCGCGAAGGGGACGGTCAGCGCCCTCACCGGCAGCACCAGGATCCCGACGGGACAGTACGCGGCGCGGGACGCCTCGCTCTACCTTCCCCCCGCGGCCCAGGTCGCGAATCCGCCGGCATTGCCGCTCCTGGTGTTCATGATGGGGCAGCCCGGATCACCCGACCCGACCTCGCTCGCGAAGGCACTCGACGCGTTCGCGGCGACGAACAAGGGTCTCGCTCCCATCGCGATCGTCGTCGATCAGCTCACCGCCCCCGACCGCGACCCCGCGTGCGTCGACTCGAGCAAGTACGGTGCCGTCGCGACGTACATCAACCAGCTGGTTCCGCAATGGGCGGAGCAGAACCTCAACATCGTCAAGGACCACAAGTACTGGATCATCGGCGGCTTCTCCAACGGCGGCTCCTGCGCGGCCGTGTACGGCACGAAGTATCCCGAGACGTGGGGGCAGATGCTCGACGTCATGGGGAATGAGTTCCCCGGTTCGGAACATGTGGACCAGACCGTGGCGGACGTGTACGGCGGCGACGCCGCCGCCTTCCAGGCGAACAAGCCGTCGGTCATCATGGCGGCTGCGGCGCCGGGCACGTACGCCGGGCACACCGCCGTCTTCACGTGGGGCAGCCTCGACACCACCTATGGTCCGGGCCAGCTCGCGAACTCCCAGGCGGCGCAAGCGGCGGGATTCACGGTCCTCACCCACATCGTCAACGGAGCCGGGCACACCGGCGAGGCCCTCGACGGCAGCCTGGCCTACGCGATCCCGGCACTGGCTCCGGTTCTCGGGCTCGCCGCCCCGGCATCCTGAGGCCCTTCCGCACCCGATCCTGTACGACGGAGGGGCCCGGTCGCAATGACCGGGCCCCTCCGTCGTACCGCGTCAGCGCGCGAGCGCCGCCTTCATGATCTCGGCGTGCTCGTTCGCGTGCACCTTGGGCGACCCCGTCGCCGTCGACGCTGCGGAAGCGCGCGAGATGACACGGATGCCGCGCCCGCCCAGCTGATCGGCGACCTCGAGCGCGATGAACGGCCACGCGCCCTGGTTCTCCGGCTCGTCCTGCACCCACACCAGCTCGGCGTTCGGGTAGCGCTCGAGGACCTTGTTCAGTTCCTCAACGGGCGCCGGGTAGTACTGCTCGAGACGCACGAGCGCGATCTCGGGGTTCGGGTTCTTGTCGAGTTCGGCCCGCAGATCCCAGTGGATCTTCCCGGCGTGCAGGAGCACGCGCTTCACGGCGCCGCCGTCCAGGCCGCGGTCGTCGGCCAGCACCGGCTCGAACTTGCCCTCGAGGAAGTCCTCGACGGGGCTCGTCGCGCCGCGCAGTCGCAGCATCGCCTTCGGAGTGAAGACGATGAGCGGACGGCGGGGGCGCTGGTACGCCTGGCGGCGCAGGAGGTGGAAGTACGATGCCGGCGTCGACGGACGCGCCACGATCATGTTGTCCTGCGCGCACATCTGCAGGTAGCGCTCGATGCGCGCGGACGAGTGGTCGGGCCCCTGACCCTCGTAGCCGTGGGGGAGGAGCAGGACCACGCTCGACTGCTGGGCCCACTTCTGATCGGCCGACGAGATGAACTCGTCGATGACCGACTGGGCGCCGTTGGCGAAGTCGCCGAACTGCGCCTCCCACAGCACCAGGGCGTCGGCGCGCTCGACCGAGTAGCCGTACTCGAAGGCCATCGCCGCGTATTCGCTGAGCAGCGAGTCGTAGATCCAGAAGCGTCCCTGGTTCTCGCTGAGGTTGGCCAGCGGCAGCCATTCCTGGCCGTTGTCGCGGTCGTGCAGCACCGCGTGGCGCTGCACGAACGTGCCACGTCGCGAGTCCTGCCCGGCGAAGCGCACCGGGGTGCCCTCCATCAGCACTGAACCGAAGGCGAGCAGCTCGCCGAAGGCCCAGTCGATGTTGCCGTTGCGGCTCATGTCGAAACGCTTGTCGAGCAGCTGCTGCAGCTTGTTGTGCACCGTGAAGCCGTCGGGCTTGTTGACGAAGGCGTCGCCGATGTGGTGGACGACCTCGCGAGAGACGCCCGTGGTCTCGGGTGCGCCCACGACCGGCTCGTCGGACGCGTCGGCCGTGACGACCGGGTTGGCCCCGGTCTCGGCGGCGTGCGTGTCGGCGAAGGCGACCTCGAGGCGGTTCTGGAAGTCCTGCTTCGCCTGCTCGTACTCGTCTTCGGTGATGTCGCCACGACCGACGAGCGACTCGGTGTACAGACGCCGCACCGAGCGCTTCGCCTCGATGAGGTTCGTCATCAGCGGCTGCGTCATCGAGGGGTCGTCGCCCTCGTTGTGGCCGCGGCGGCGGTAGCAGACGAGGTCGATGACGATGTCGCGGTGGAACTCCTCGCGATAGAGGAACGCCAGGTCGGCGGCGCGGACGACGGCCTCGGGGTCGTCGCCGTTGACATGCAGGATCGGAGCCTGGATGGTCTTCGCGACGTCGGTGGCGTACACCGACGTGCGGGCATCGGTCGGGGTGGTCGTGAAGCCGACCTGGTTGTTCACCACGACGTGGATCGTGCCGCCGGTGCGGTAACCGCGCAGCTGCGACATCTGCAGCGTCTCGACGACCACGCCCTGACCGGCGAAGGCGGCGTCGCCGTGCACGAGGATCGGCAGCCACGAGAACGTGCCGATGGGCTTGCGGTCTTGCTTCGCGCGGACGATGCCCTCGAGCACGCCGTCGACGGTCTCGAGGTGCGAGGGGTTCGCGGCGAGGTAGACGGGGAGCTCGTCGCCGGCGTCGCCGACGAAGGTCCCCTCGGTGCCGAGGTGGTACTTCACGTCGCCCGAGCCGCGCTTGCTGCCGACGGCGACGGCGCCCTCGAACTCGCGGAACACCTGGCCGTAGGTCTTGCCGGCGATGTTGGTGAGCACGTTCAGCCGGCCGCGGTGCGCCATGCCGATCGCCGCACCGTCCATGCCCGCGGAGGCGGCGCCCTGCAGGATCTGGTCGAGCAGCGGGATGAGGGACTCGCCACCTTCGAGGCTGAAGCGCTTCTGGCCGACGAACTTCGTCTGCAGGAACGTCTCGAAGGCCTCGGCCTGGTTCAGCTTCGACAGGATGCGCAGCTGTTCGTCGTGGCCGGGCTTGGTGTACTTCACCTCGACGTTGCGCTGGAACCACTGGCGCTGGCCGGGGTCCTGGATGTGCATGTACTCGACGCCGAGCGTGCGGCAGTAGGAGTCGCGCAGCACGCCGAGGATGTCGCGGAGCTTCGCCACGCGCTTGGCGCCGAGCCCACCGGTGACGAACTCGCGGTCCAGGTCCCAGAAGGTGAGGCCGTGCGATTCGATCTCGAGGTCGGGGTGGGTGCGCTGGACGTACTCGAGCGGGTCGATGTCGGCCATGAGGTGGCCGCGGACGCGGTACGAGTTGATGAGCTCCTGCACGCGTGCGCTCTTGTCGATCCGCTCGGACAGGTCGACGCTGATGTCGGCGGCCCAGTGGATCGGGGCGTACGGGATGCGCAGCGCCGCGAAGATGTCGTCGTAGAAGCCGCGCTGACCGATCAGCAGCTCGTGGACCTTCTTCAGGAACTCGCCCGAGCCGGCGCCCTGGATGACACGGTGGTCGTAGGTGCTGGTGAGCGTGATGGTCTTGCCGATGGCCAGTTCATTGAGCGTCTTCTCGCTCGCGCCCTGGAACTCCGCGGGGTACTCCAGCGCTCCGGCGCCGATGATCGCACCCTGCCCGCGCATGAGGCGGGGGACCGAGTGCACGGTGCCGATGCCGCCGGGGTTGGTGAGGGAGATCGTCGTGCCCTGGAAGTCACCGGGGGTGAGCTTGTTCGAGCGGGCGCGACGCACGAGGTCTTCGTAGGACGCGAGGAACTCGCCGAACGACAGCGTGTCGGCGCGCTTGATGCTGGGGACCAGGAGCGCGCGCGTGCCGTCGGGCTTGGGCATGTCGATCGCGATGCCCAGGTTGATGTGCGCGGGAGCCACGACCGAGGGCTTCCCGTCGATCTCGGCGTAGTAGACGTTCTGGCTCGGGAACTCCTTGAGCGCCTGGATGAGCGCCCAGCCGATGAGGTGCGTGAAGCTGACCTTGCCGCCACGGGTGCGGGACATGTGGTTGTTGATGACGATGCGGTTGTCGATCATCAGCTTCGCCGGGATCGTGCGCACGCTCGTCGCGGTGGGAACCGTGAGCGAGTCGTCCATGTTGCTCGCGAGGGCCTTCGGCATGCCCTTGAGGACGGTGACGCGGTCTTCCTCGGTGCTCTCCGAGCCCGCGGACGGTACCGCGTTCGGGGCCTGCGCGGGGATCGGCTTCGGTGCGGCGGGCTTGGCCGTGGTGCGGGCCACGGGCGCCTGCCCGACCACCGGGATCGGCGCGGTCACGGGCTTGGGCTCCGTCGGTGCCGCCGCGGGCGGCGGGGCGGCTGCGGCGGATCCGTCGACGACCGGGTGGTACGCCTCCAGGATCGGCCACCAGGCCTTGTCTACGGAGTGCTTGTCGACCTTGAACTGTTCGTAGAGCTCGTCTACGAGCCACTCGTTCGCGCCGAACTCGCCCTCGCTCGAAGTACCGACGCCCGTCACCTGGCTCGACACAGTCGATCGCCTGCTTTCCTCGATGAAGATTCCTGTGGATGCACGCAGTCGTCTTCGTTGCGCACTCGTTCCAGCCTAGCCGAGGATTCCTGGCTCCTTCCGGGGTCTTGCCATTGATCGGATGTGGTGAGGTGGATGCCATGGAGTTCTCCGGTGCACAGCCCGATGTCGATCTCACCTACTCGGACGTCTTCCTGGTCCCGCGCCATTCCGAGGTGGGCAGCCGCCTCGCCGTGGACCTCGCGCCGGGGGACGGGAGCGGGGCGACTCTTCCCCTGGTCGCGTCGAACATGAACTCGGTGACCGGACCACGGCTCGCGGCGACGCTCGCGCGACGCGGTGGTCTCGGCGTGCTGCCGCAGGACCTGGCGCTCCCCGACCTGGTCGCCGCCGTCGGCCGGGTGAAGGCGCAACCGGTGGCCTGGGACACCCCGCTCGTCCTCCCGCCCGAGGCGACCGTCGCCGATGCCCGCCGCATCCTTCCGCCCATCGCCGGGCGCGGCATCGTGGTGGCCGAGGTGCGCCCGGACGGCGCGATCGACATCTCGCGCGTGCACGGCATCGTTCCCGCTCCGCGCCTGGCGACGGCCCTCCCGGATGCCACCCTCGGCGACATCGCGCGGCACGACGCCCCCGCGGTCGGCGTCGGCGAGGTGGGCGATCCGCGGGCCGTGTTCGCGCTCATCAGCGAAGCGGCCGTGGACATCGTCCCGGTCATCGACGGCGATCGCGTCGTCGGAACGCTCTCGGCGCGCAGCGCCCTGCGCGCTTCCGTCTACCGTCCGGCGGTCGACGCCGACGGCCGGCTCATCGTCGCGGCCGCGGTGGGGATCAACGGCGACGTCGCCGGGAAGGCTCGCGCGCTCGCCGCGGCCGGTGTCGACGTCCTCGTCGTCGACACCGCGCACGGCCACCAGGAGCAGATGCTGCGCGCGCTCCGCGAGGTCGCGGCCCTCGACCTCGGCATCCCGATCGCGGCCGGCAACATCGTCACCGCCGACGGCGTGCGCGACCTGACCGCGGCGGGAGCATCGATCCTCAAGGTCGGCGTGGGCCCCGGGGCGATGTGCACCACGCGCATGATGACCGCGGTCGGGCGGCCCCAGTTCTCCGCCGTGCTCGAAACGGCCGAGGCCGCGCGGGCGGCCGGGGCGCACGTGTGGGCGGACGGCGGGGTGCGCTATCCGCGCGATGTCGCCCTCGCGCTCGCCGCGGGCGCGGCATCCGTCATGATCGGCTCGTGGTTCGCCGGGACGATCGAGTCGCCCGGGGAACTGCTGCGGGATGCCGATGGGCGGATCTACAAGGAGTCCTGGGGCATGGCTTCGACCAAGGCCGTGCAGGGGCGGTTCGGTGGCCTCGATCCGTTCGAACGCGCCCGCAAGGAGCTCTTCGCCGAGGGGATCTCCTCGTCGCGCATCTACCTCGACCCGCAGCGGCCCGGGGTGGAGGACCTGCTCGACATGATCACCTCCGGGGTGCGATCGTCCTTCACCTACGCGGGAGCGGCGACGGTCGCCCAGTTCCACGACCGTGCCCGGGTCGGACTGCAGTCGGCCGCCGGCTACGAGGAGGGCAAGGCCCTGCCGGTCAGCTGGTGACCGACGCCGACGCCGTGACGTCGGCCTCGAGCGTGATCCACGCGCCCAGCTGGACGGAGAGATCCCGGTCATCGCCCGTCGGGAGCGCGGGTCGGCGCGGATCGGCCGGGAATGCCCCGTCGCGGCGCATCGCCCACAGCGCATCGGCGTTGCGGCGGAGGAGGCGGCGCGCGCGGTCCGCGTCCTCGCCGTCCATCCGGGAGGCGGCCACCCCGAGGTAGCGGGCCAGGATGCCGGCGAACAGGCCGCCGTCGCCGCCCCCGGCCGCGGGGAACAGGCCCTCCTCGGCGGCGCACCACCGGTCCACGGCCTCCAGGACGGTGCTGGCGCGGGTGCCGTCGCCGAGGGCGAGGGCGGCCCCGATCGCGACGCCCTGGTTGTACGTCCACAGGTCGGGACGCACGCCGCCGTGCTCGATGCCGTCGCGGACGAGCCCCGTCGCGGGATCGTCGAGGACCGCAGTCATCCACGCCGTCATCCGCTCGGCGAGGGCGCGGTGACGGCTGGGCGCGAGCACCATGGCGGCCGGTCCGTTCGCGGGGGCGTTGTAGAGGACGCTGCGCGTGCGCCACGGCAGCGCCCCGACGGCGGGGTCGAACGCCCCGGCGAGCAGTCGCGCGATGCGCGCGCGGGCACGACCGTGAGGGCGGGTCTCGGCGAGCGCGAGTCCCATCCACGCGATGTCGTCGTAGAACGGGGTGATCCAGGTCCCGGCCGTGCGCACGGTGATACCGCGCAGGAGGTCGCCGATCAGTCGTCGTCGGGCGGCCGACGGGCGGTGCCGCTCGGCCTCGGCCAGCACATGGACCAGATGGGCATGCCACCAGTAGTGCCAGGTGCGGGCGCCGTCGCCGTCCGTCGCCGCATGACCCCACGCGACGGGCCCGTACCGGTGCACGTACGCCGAGATGACCGCGTCCTCGGCGGCTGCGGCGCGCTGCTGCGTCGAAAGGGTGGCATCCATGCCCCCATCCTGGAGGGTCGGAACGGATGCCGTCGGCCCGGTGCCGGCGGGCGTGCGAGGCCCTAGAATCGGGGGCACGATGGACGACCCTCCCAGTTGTAGACCCGAGCCCCGACGACCCTCTCCCGCGCCGAGCGGGGGTGACGCGTGATGGATTACGTCATGTTGGGCGTGGGGCTGCTTCTCACGGTGGGCACGGGACTCTTCGTCGCGAGCGAATTCGCGCTGGTCAATCTGGACCGCGCCGATCTCGAATCGCGCCGCGCGGCGGGCGAGACGCGACTGTCGCTGACGATCGACGCGCTGCGGATCACCTCGACCCACCTCTCGAGCGCCCAGCTGGGCATCACCCTCACGACGCTGCTCACCGGTTACACGATGGAACCGGCGATCTCGAACCTGCTGCGCCCCGTCTTCCTCTCGTGGTCGATCCCCGAGGCGGTCGTCGTGCCGGTCTCGGCCGTGCTCGGCATCGCCATCGCCACGATCCTGTCGATGATCCTGGGAGAGCTCGTCCCCAAGAACTTCGCCCTCGCGGTCCCGCGTCAGGCGGCCAAGCTCGTCATGCCGTTCCAGGTGGCCTTCACCACGGTGTTCCGCCCCGCGGTCGCCGTCCTCAACGGCAGCGCCAACGGCGTGCTGCGCGCGGTGGGGGTGGAGCCCAAGGAGGAGCTGTCCGGTGCGCGGACGGCGGAGGAGCTCTCGAGCCTCGTCCGCCGCTCCGCCAGCGCCGGCATGCTCGAGAAGGACACCGCCTCGCTCCTGGACCGGAGCCTCACCTTCGCCCGGTTGAGCGCGGCCGACGTCATGACCCCGCGACCGAGCGTGCACGCGCTCGCCGCCGGTGAGCCCACCGACGCCGTCATCCAGCTCGCGCGCCGGACCGGGCACAGCCGCTTCCCCGTCTACGACGAGTCGATGGACGACATCATCGGCGTCGTGCACCTGAAGGCGGCCGTCGGGGTGCCCCGCGACCGACGCGGCGACGTCCCCGTCGCCGCCCTCGCCACCGAGCCGCTCCGGGTCCCCGAGACCGTCCACCTCGACACCCTCGTCTCCGAGCTGCGTTCGCGCGGCTACCAGATGGCGATCGTCGTCGACGAGTACGGCGGCACCGCGGGTGTGGTGACGCTGGAAGACCTGGTGGAAGAAATCGTCGGAGAGGTCCTGGACGAGCACGATCGATCCCGGGCCGGTGTCGTGCGCACCGCGGCATCCCTCACCTTCCCGGGCGACCTGCGCCCCGACGAGCTTCTCGACCGCGCCGGCGTGCGCGTCCCCGAGGGAGAGGTCTACGACACCGTGGGCGGATTCCTGATGGCCGAGCTCGAACGCATCCCGAAGGTGGGGGACACCGTCGAGGTCGAGGACGGCGTCCTCACCGTCCACCGCATGGACGGTCGTCGCGTCGACCGGGTGCAGTTCACCCCCGCCCCGTCCGAGGAGGGGGTCGCCGACCTCGTCCGCGCGGCCAAGGGGGGTGACCAGCGATGAGCGACTGGGCCGGAATCGCCTGGCTGGTGGTCCTGCTGGCCGCCAACGCCTTCTTCGTCGGCTCCGAGTTCGCCGTGATCTCCGCCCGACGCTCGCAGGTCGAGCCGCTCGCCGAGCGCGGGTCGCGGTCGGCGAAGACCGCGCTGTACGCCATGGAGCACGCGACGCTGATGCTCGCGACCTGCCAGCTCGGGATCACGATCTGCTCGCTGCTGATCCTGAACGTGTCGGAACCCGCGATCCATCACCTCCTCGCCGGGCCGCTCGGGCTGACGGGGCTCTCCGAGACGGCGGTCGACGTCGCCGGGTTCGTCGTGGCGCTGCTGGTGGTGTCGTACCTGCACGTCGTCTTCGGCGAGATGGTGCCGAAGAACCTCGCGTTCTCGCTGCCCGACCGGGCCGTACTGATGCTCGCCCCGCCGCTCGTGGCGGTGTCGAAGGCGTTCTACCCCGTCATCGTGGCGCTCAACTGGACCGCGAACCACATCGTGCGGCTCTTCCGCGTCGAGCCGAAGGACGAGGCGGCCTCCACCTTCACCCTCGACGAGGTCGCGACGATCGTGAACCAGTCCCGCCGCGAGGGGGTCCTCGACGACGCGGCCGGCACGGTGACCGCCGTGGTGGAGTTCACCGAGAAGAAAGCGGCGGACATCGCCGTGCCGATGGCCGATCTCGTCACACTCCCCGAGACGACCACCCCCGCCGAGATCGAGCGGGCGGTGGCGGTCCACGGGTACTCGCGGTACGTGATCGTCGACGCGCACGGGCATCCGACCGGGTACGTCCACCTCAAGGACGTCCTGCGGGTGGCGGAGGGGCCCGACGACGAGGCCGACATGGCACGGCCGATCCCGACCAAGCGCATCCACCACATGGTGTCGGTTCTGGAGTCGACCGATCTCGAGGACGCGCTGGCCCTCATGCGCCGCTCCGGTCGTCACCTCGCCCAGGTGCGCGACGAGGCCGGCGAGGTGCGCGCGGTGCTGTTCCTCGAGGACGTCATCGAAGAGCTCGTGGGCGAAGTGCAGGATGCCACGGCCCGCCGTCGGTTCGTCTGACGGCGGGGAGTGGCATCCGGGGTCCCTCGCACGAACTCCGCGATCCGCCCCTCCTCAGCGCCCCGTGACGGGTCGCGACGGAGGATGCGCGGGTCGCTGAGGTTGCGCGCTCAGTAGGCGCGCAGGTACTGGGCCGGCGCGGGAAGCTCGGCGCCGAGCTCGACCGCCGCGCGGAGGGCGTAGTGCGGGTCGCGCAGCCACTCGCGCGCGGAGAGCACCGCGTCGGCGCGCCCCTCGGCGACGACCGACTCCGCCAGGTGCGCGTCGTCGATCATGCCGACGGCGGCGACGAGGATGCCGGTCTCGCGACGCACCTTCTCGGCGAGGGGCACCTGGTATCCGGGGCCTGGCTGGATGCTCTGGTGCGGCACCAGTCCGCCGCTGGAGACGTCGATGAGGTCGGCGCCCGCGGCGGCGACGCGCTCAGCGGCGCGGACGGTGTCGTCGATGTCCCAGCCGCCGTCGGCGGCATCCGTGCCCGAGAACCGGACGAACAGCGCCGCGTCGGGGGCGGCGGCGCGCACGGCCGCGGTCACGCGCTCGAGCAGGCGCACGCGTCCGTCGAACGACCCCCCGTACTCGTCGGCGCGGTGGTTGCTCAGCGGCGACAGGAACTGGTGCAGCAGGTAGCCGTGGGCGGCGTGCACCTCGAGGACCTCGAAGCCGGCCGCGACGGCCCGGCGGGCGGCATCCGCGAAATCGGCGACGACCTTCTCGATGCCCGCGGCGTCGAGTTCTCGCGGCTCGGCGAAACCGGGGTACGCGATCGCCGAGGGGGCGACGGTCTCCCAGCCGCCGTCCTCCGTCGGCACGGACCCGCGGCCGCCGGTCAGCGGCGACGTCGTCGAGGCCTTGCGCCCCGCGTGGCCGAGCTGCACGCCCGGGACGGCGCCCCGTGCCCGGATCGCGGCCACGATCGGCGTCCAGGCCTCGACCTGGGCGTCGTTCCACAGTCCGACGTCGTCGGGGGAGATGCGGGCCTCCGGCGAGACGGCGGTGGCCTCGGCGATCACGAGGCCGGCGCCCCCGGCGGCGAACTGCGCGAGATGCACGTGGTGCCAGTCGTTCGGGATGCCGTCGACGGCGCTGTACTGGCACATGGGCGAGACCCACAGGCGGTTGCGCATGTCGATACCGCGGACGGTCAGGGGCGTGAAGAGGGTGCTCACGTCGGCCTCTCTCGTTCTAGGGTGA encodes:
- a CDS encoding bifunctional lysylphosphatidylglycerol flippase/synthetase MprF → MSDAAPAPAAPRRAWRARERLAALSRAARRFVATHPVSVALVVVILSTAALTGTLWGEDASIWGAGPLATFAAGRWWTLVTALVIPDSTVDAVVSAALAISVLAYAERLLGSRRTAVLLGVLGLAGLLTGIGFHAAAWAVTDLRPVVAAEVPVLDPTTPIAGVVMAATAFAPTLWRRRVRLVGFAALALFALYAGDADSWYRLSAAVIGLGVGEVLARGRERRAWHRSSTRETRTLLALVVAVVGSGPLVALISGGGRGPLSLVVDAYTQYDDELLARCARVSSSVCDEQLALLMTRGLGPALLAVTPLVLMLVAAWGLRLGRRSALFLAVFTLVASAVIPVISLLDGRLLIDPWVDGSGAEYVLWAVATVVIPLVLAAVLVAARGRFPVRATRRAARTVAVVIGVAFVACATTFFAVEALGRRSFERDPSVGDLVVLTLRRFLPPAYTNPAGAANFPHHGPALFAYQWVGVLFWAVVIAAILWLFRRVQRPDAGDARVYRELLRRGSDTLGFLGTWAGNRHWYSDDRDCAVAYRLVGDVALAVADPLAPEGRRPEALRAFSDFCVEHGWIPAFYSVHEDTAADLEALGWRHVPVGVETVMDLADLSFAGKAWQKVRQPLTRAEREGYTAVWTRWRELTVLQASQVVAIDEEWVADRALPEMGFTLGSLDELRDRDVRLLLAVGPDGRIEAVTSWMPSWTDGAVTGWTLDFMRRRTDGPNGMMEFLIAKAALQLQEEGASVLSLSGAPLAEAPDAAADGDPSALRALLRWLAEVLEPAYGFASLFRFKGKFRPRYRELTLAYRDPLHLPAIGAAVGRAYLPDASRREIVALARSAWGGRR
- a CDS encoding alpha/beta hydrolase; translation: MNRFFLSFELIDSPLLVICVVVAALGVLVVVLWPPRRILRTILVGLGAGVVMYVVARVLEHFDVFQGPLPAGADFWAAGGVAAAAVGVVGICRRPWVRRIGGVVTVLAALLAAALGVNASYGVTHNLAAILGVQALDPASLPQQEAAAGDPATLYQTWEPPADMPAKGTVSALTGSTRIPTGQYAARDASLYLPPAAQVANPPALPLLVFMMGQPGSPDPTSLAKALDAFAATNKGLAPIAIVVDQLTAPDRDPACVDSSKYGAVATYINQLVPQWAEQNLNIVKDHKYWIIGGFSNGGSCAAVYGTKYPETWGQMLDVMGNEFPGSEHVDQTVADVYGGDAAAFQANKPSVIMAAAAPGTYAGHTAVFTWGSLDTTYGPGQLANSQAAQAAGFTVLTHIVNGAGHTGEALDGSLAYAIPALAPVLGLAAPAS
- a CDS encoding multifunctional oxoglutarate decarboxylase/oxoglutarate dehydrogenase thiamine pyrophosphate-binding subunit/dihydrolipoyllysine-residue succinyltransferase subunit, yielding MSSQVTGVGTSSEGEFGANEWLVDELYEQFKVDKHSVDKAWWPILEAYHPVVDGSAAAAPPPAAAPTEPKPVTAPIPVVGQAPVARTTAKPAAPKPIPAQAPNAVPSAGSESTEEDRVTVLKGMPKALASNMDDSLTVPTATSVRTIPAKLMIDNRIVINNHMSRTRGGKVSFTHLIGWALIQALKEFPSQNVYYAEIDGKPSVVAPAHINLGIAIDMPKPDGTRALLVPSIKRADTLSFGEFLASYEDLVRRARSNKLTPGDFQGTTISLTNPGGIGTVHSVPRLMRGQGAIIGAGALEYPAEFQGASEKTLNELAIGKTITLTSTYDHRVIQGAGSGEFLKKVHELLIGQRGFYDDIFAALRIPYAPIHWAADISVDLSERIDKSARVQELINSYRVRGHLMADIDPLEYVQRTHPDLEIESHGLTFWDLDREFVTGGLGAKRVAKLRDILGVLRDSYCRTLGVEYMHIQDPGQRQWFQRNVEVKYTKPGHDEQLRILSKLNQAEAFETFLQTKFVGQKRFSLEGGESLIPLLDQILQGAASAGMDGAAIGMAHRGRLNVLTNIAGKTYGQVFREFEGAVAVGSKRGSGDVKYHLGTEGTFVGDAGDELPVYLAANPSHLETVDGVLEGIVRAKQDRKPIGTFSWLPILVHGDAAFAGQGVVVETLQMSQLRGYRTGGTIHVVVNNQVGFTTTPTDARTSVYATDVAKTIQAPILHVNGDDPEAVVRAADLAFLYREEFHRDIVIDLVCYRRRGHNEGDDPSMTQPLMTNLIEAKRSVRRLYTESLVGRGDITEDEYEQAKQDFQNRLEVAFADTHAAETGANPVVTADASDEPVVGAPETTGVSREVVHHIGDAFVNKPDGFTVHNKLQQLLDKRFDMSRNGNIDWAFGELLAFGSVLMEGTPVRFAGQDSRRGTFVQRHAVLHDRDNGQEWLPLANLSENQGRFWIYDSLLSEYAAMAFEYGYSVERADALVLWEAQFGDFANGAQSVIDEFISSADQKWAQQSSVVLLLPHGYEGQGPDHSSARIERYLQMCAQDNMIVARPSTPASYFHLLRRQAYQRPRRPLIVFTPKAMLRLRGATSPVEDFLEGKFEPVLADDRGLDGGAVKRVLLHAGKIHWDLRAELDKNPNPEIALVRLEQYYPAPVEELNKVLERYPNAELVWVQDEPENQGAWPFIALEVADQLGGRGIRVISRASAASTATGSPKVHANEHAEIMKAALAR